The following proteins are encoded in a genomic region of Mahella australiensis 50-1 BON:
- the glpK gene encoding glycerol kinase GlpK yields the protein MQQDRLILSIDQSTSGTKAILYDKKGNIVENSYTLHSQIYPRPGWVEHDAEEIYDKAIEAIKDVCDKAGITNDDIAALAITNQRETIVAWDKYTGQPIYNAVVWQCQRATEICAELEGKGYGDIINKKTGLPLSPYFSASKLKWMLENIDGAMDKAKSGRLLCGTIDAWLIWKLTDGRVHATDYSNACRTQLFNIQGLSWDRELLDIFGIPESMLPEVKSSDEIFGYADNIPITGVMGDSHAALFGQRCWQKGMAKATYGTGSSVMLNTGNQPVYSQKGLATSIAWKSTQGLYYVLEGNINCTGATIKWLVERLGILSSSKESGVIAASVKNNDGVYLVPAFVGLGAPYWNSNARAAITGMTMSTGRAHIVRAAEESIAYQIKDILDLMIQDSGISLQELRTDGGPTRDAFLMQFQADILDIDVRPSRIAEISSLGSAFMAGLAIGFWNMNDIAAIADSDKTYKSRMSAQDRERLYAGWKDAVYKTLSKQEQQGEVS from the coding sequence ACGACGCTGAAGAAATCTATGATAAAGCTATCGAAGCCATAAAGGACGTATGCGATAAAGCCGGCATAACGAACGACGATATAGCTGCCCTTGCCATAACCAACCAGAGGGAAACCATCGTAGCATGGGACAAATACACCGGCCAACCCATATACAACGCTGTGGTCTGGCAATGCCAGAGGGCAACCGAGATATGCGCAGAGCTGGAAGGCAAAGGCTATGGAGATATTATCAATAAAAAGACAGGGCTGCCGCTTTCACCCTATTTTTCTGCATCAAAACTGAAATGGATGTTGGAAAATATAGATGGCGCCATGGATAAAGCCAAATCCGGCAGGCTATTATGCGGTACCATAGATGCTTGGCTCATATGGAAGCTTACGGACGGTCGCGTTCATGCAACCGACTACTCCAACGCCTGTCGCACGCAATTATTCAATATACAGGGCCTTTCATGGGACCGTGAACTTCTCGACATATTCGGCATACCCGAATCCATGCTCCCCGAGGTCAAATCGTCTGATGAGATATTTGGGTATGCCGATAATATACCTATAACCGGCGTCATGGGCGATTCCCATGCAGCGCTATTTGGACAACGCTGTTGGCAAAAAGGCATGGCCAAGGCCACCTATGGAACCGGCTCTTCTGTTATGTTAAATACCGGAAATCAGCCTGTTTATTCACAAAAAGGCTTGGCCACATCTATTGCATGGAAGAGTACTCAGGGATTATACTATGTATTAGAAGGCAATATAAATTGCACCGGGGCAACGATAAAGTGGCTGGTAGAGCGCCTAGGTATATTGTCCAGCTCAAAAGAAAGCGGCGTTATTGCCGCATCGGTAAAGAACAATGACGGCGTGTATCTGGTACCTGCTTTTGTGGGACTGGGAGCGCCATACTGGAACAGCAACGCAAGAGCTGCTATAACAGGCATGACTATGAGTACCGGTAGAGCCCATATAGTAAGAGCCGCTGAGGAGTCCATAGCGTATCAGATCAAGGATATCCTCGATCTGATGATACAGGATAGTGGTATAAGCCTGCAGGAATTACGCACGGATGGCGGGCCCACTCGCGATGCCTTCCTGATGCAATTTCAAGCCGATATATTAGATATCGACGTTAGGCCCAGCCGTATCGCAGAAATTTCATCGCTCGGATCAGCTTTTATGGCAGGCTTGGCTATAGGTTTCTGGAATATGAACGATATAGCAGCTATAGCTGATTCAGACAAGACATACAAAAGCCGTATGAGCGCACAAGACAGAGAAAGGCTTTATGCCGGCTGGAAAGATGCTGTGTATAAGACATTGTCTAAACAAGAACAACAAGGAGAGGTAAGCTGA
- a CDS encoding LacI family DNA-binding transcriptional regulator → MKVKEIAEKLNVSPATVSLVLNNKPGVSEKTRQRVLQAVAEAGYDTNILSKPALRDHKAMRFIIYKKHGHVVGDTPFFSALMEGIDLEARKKGYSAVISYINDDQNKNDILRLIKDHPLNGIIILATEMDCNDLQPFIDMPVPVVLLDSFCRDIPLDSVVINNVQGAYNATKHLIDKGHTDIGYLHSSVWINNFDERTDGFLKALSDHNIKFNKKNMFSLESTLDGAYRDMLEILQSNADLPTALFADNDIIAFGAIKALKEKGISIPDEVSIVGFDDMPFCNIIDPPLTTVRVYKQDIGRLAVRRLIEKIRYNSNIFVNIEVGTELVERQSVLDKTRKDNNRNGI, encoded by the coding sequence TTGAAAGTAAAAGAGATAGCGGAAAAATTGAACGTATCCCCGGCTACTGTATCGTTGGTATTGAATAATAAACCAGGGGTGAGCGAGAAGACACGCCAACGTGTCTTACAGGCCGTAGCCGAGGCCGGCTATGACACCAATATTTTATCCAAACCCGCTTTACGGGATCATAAGGCCATGCGTTTCATCATATATAAAAAGCACGGTCATGTCGTAGGTGATACTCCTTTCTTTTCCGCATTGATGGAAGGTATCGATCTTGAAGCCAGAAAGAAGGGATACAGCGCCGTTATCTCCTATATAAACGATGACCAAAATAAGAATGATATATTGAGGCTCATTAAAGACCATCCGTTAAATGGCATAATTATACTCGCCACCGAGATGGATTGTAATGATTTGCAGCCATTCATAGATATGCCGGTTCCCGTGGTGTTGTTGGATAGCTTTTGTAGAGATATACCGTTGGATAGTGTGGTCATAAACAATGTCCAAGGGGCTTATAATGCAACAAAGCACCTTATAGACAAAGGACATACCGATATAGGCTATCTGCACAGTTCAGTATGGATAAATAATTTTGATGAAAGAACGGATGGCTTTCTAAAGGCATTATCTGACCACAACATTAAATTCAATAAAAAAAATATGTTTTCCCTAGAATCCACTCTGGACGGGGCATACAGGGACATGTTAGAGATACTACAAAGCAACGCAGATCTTCCAACAGCTCTTTTCGCAGATAACGACATAATAGCCTTTGGTGCAATAAAAGCCTTGAAGGAGAAGGGGATCAGCATACCGGATGAGGTATCCATCGTCGGCTTCGATGATATGCCTTTTTGCAACATCATAGACCCGCCACTAACTACCGTAAGGGTGTATAAGCAGGATATCGGCAGGTTGGCTGTACGCAGGCTTATAGAAAAAATACGGTATAATAGCAATATATTCGTGAATATAGAAGTTGGCACTGAACTTGTAGAACGCCAAAGCGTGTTAGACAAAACAAGAAAGGATAATAATAGAAATGGAATATAA